ATTTGGAAGAAGTCCGTAAAGACCGTAAGACGAGCAATATTGTGTCCGTGGAATTTGTGCCGCCGAAAATCGGGGCTCGGGGTTACGGCAAATTCAAAGTCCGTTACAAAACCTTAGTGGCGGTTGATTTATGAGCGGGGAAAAATCCGAGAATCTGCCGGTCGATGAGCAGCAGAAAATGCTTCAGGAGTTTTAGAACTTCAAAAACAGGATATTGCGGTCAAACAGAAGGAGTTGGAAAGCCGTAAGGACGAAATCCAATCTCACGAACGCATTGCACTGGCTACCATCGAAGCGCAAAAACAGGGTGAACAGCAACATGGTGAGATTTTCAAAGAGGTACACAAACGCCGTCTGAATGCCGTGATTGCTATTGCTTTTCTCATTGCCGCCGTGCTGATTATTGCTTTATGGCGCGATAAGGACAGCGTCGCTATTGAAATTGTCAAAATCGGCGGGGCGGTAGCTTTGGGATATTTTGCAGGAATCAACAGAGGTAAAGCGCAAACCTTGGGAAAGCAACGGCGCGAAAAAGACAGTGATTAGATTGTAGTAAAAAAGGCCGTCTGAAACGTTTTGGCGAAACTCGCAAGGCTCGTTTTCAGACGGCTTTTTTATGCCTATCAGTTTCGCAAAAAAACATCGGCTTACTACAACATATAGTATTTTATCTGTATAATATGCGTTAATTAATCAATATATTGTGTTTTAGGAGTTTGGAATGCGCCGTGCGTTGATTGCGAAAATCAAGATTGCTCAAAAGGAGCTGGGCTTGGACGACGTTACCTATCGTGCGGTCTTGGAGCGTGTGACGGGTAAGCGGTCGTGTACCGAGTGCAGCATCCCTGAGCTGGAGCGCGTGGTCGAGGATTTGCGCCAACATGGGTTTGCGCCGAAAAAAACGGCAGGTCGACGGCCGAACCGCCGCGAGGCTGCCGACCCGATGATGCGCAAAATCGAAGCCCTGCTGCTGGATAACGGCTGGTCTTGGAATTATGCGCACGGTACGGCGAAAAAGATGTTTAAGGTTGACCGCGTGGAATGGTTGTCCGACGGCAATATGCACAAGTTGGTGGCGGCTTTGCAGATTAGCGCGAACCGCAAGAAAAAGGAGAAAACGGGATGAGTTTGAACTGGGAGATGACAGAGCAGGACTTTGAGGATGTGAAACATCTTCTGCCGCAGAGCGTGGTGGCGATGATTACGGTCATCGGGCTTGAAGCGGCGTTTCACATGGTCAAGGTTTGGGGCGGGACGAATTACCCGATTTCCAACCGCCGGCGCAATACGCGCCAGAGCCGAATCTTACACGCACAACTGGTCGAGGACATTGGTGAGGAGGCTGCGGGACGATTGGAGCGAGCTTATGCCGGTCAACCTTTCTTGGCTATCCCGCGCTGCTGGGACGCGATGCGCGAGCTGCGCAACCGATTTATCCGCCGCCAGTATGATGCGATGAGTGCGGAGGGTTTGAGCGATTTGGTTATTGTGCGCGAGCTGGTATTGGCTCATCGGCTGTCTACGCGCAATATCCGATACATTTTGAAAGAGGCCGACCGCGAGGCGGCGGCAAGAGCGCAGACGGATTTATTTGTAGCTTGATTGTGTTGTGTGTTTCTTGTGAGTGGACCTTTGCCCTGCTTTTGCAGGGCTTTTTTTGTATGCGGAACAGTAAGTGCATTTGTGCCGACCGTCTTATGCCGTCTGAAAAGGTTAAATAAGGTTTTGAAAATAAATTGTGATTTGATTTTCGGAGATGTTTATGGGCAAAACTGTAACTTTAACCGCAGGACACAGCAACACCGACCCGGGCGCGGTCAACGGAAGCGACCGTGAGGCGGACTTGGCGCAGGATATGCGCAACATCGTGGCTTCAATCCTGCGTAACGATTACGGCTTGACCGTACGCACCGACGGCGAAGGCAAAGGCAATATGCCGCTTCGCGAAGCGGTCAAGCTGATTCGCGGCTTAGATGTGGCGATTGAGTTCTATACCAATGCGGCCGCCGCGAAAACGGCCACTGGCATTGAGGCGTTGAGTACCGTCAAAAACAAACGCTGGTGTCAGGTGTTGAGCAAAGCCGTTGCCAAGAAAACCGGCTGGAAACTGCGCGGCGAAGACGGCTTTAAACCCGACAATGCGGGCCAGCATTCGCGCCTGGCTTATGTACAAGCCGGCGGCATTGTGTTTGAGCCGTTTTTTATCAGCAACGATGCTGATTTAGCCTTGTTTAAGGCTACAAAATGGGGCATCTGCCGCGCGATTGCGGACGCGATTGCGATGGAATTGGGAGCGGCTAAGGTATGAAAAAGTCTTTGATTGCTTTATCTATTGCCTATTGGGCAAAGTTGAAAAACGGTTTTGGCGTACCGCTGTTACCTGAAATCCAAATCACGCCAAGCCCTGTTCGGGTAGGCTCTTTGAAACAACATCCGAGCCTGCGCTTGGGTAAATCAGGCGTGGCGGCAGCCAAACGCGCGGCGCGTAAACGCAAGAATCGTCGTTAATCATGGGACAGGTTGAGTTTTACGAAAAGATGATTGAGCAATGGTCGCGCAAAAGCCTCGAGGCAAGCGAACAGGCAGATTTGGCTGCGTTTGAATTTGCGGAGGGCGAACTGGCCAATTATCGGGAAATGCTGAAACGGCACCTGCAAACCAAAAGTGTGGAATAGCAATGCGTATTTTGGATATTTTTAAAAACCCGGCGACAGGCAATGTGTCGCACTCGAAACTGTGGGCAAATGTTGCCTGCGCGGCGGGGACGTTTAAGTTTGTGATGTTGCCCGACCCGTCGGCGGAAATTTGGGCGGTGTATTTGGGCATTGTCGGCGGCTATGCGGTGGCGCGCTCGTTTGTCAGCGTCAAACGTCAGGAGGTCGAGAATGAATCTCGTGAAACTGCTGGCGAATAACTGGCAGCCGATTGCCATCATCGCACTTATCGGCACGGGTTTGGCGGTGTCGCACCATCAAGGCTACAAGGCAGCCTTTGCCAAACAGCAAGCGGTCATCGACAAGATGGAGCACGATAAGGCGCAAGCCCTGCTGTTGTCGGCTCAAAACTATGCGCGTGAGCTGGAAAATGCGCGTGCGGAAGCTAAAAAATATGAAGTCAAGGCGCACGCCGTCGGCATGGCTTTGGCGAAAAAACAGGCGGAAGTCAGCCGTCTGAAAACGGAAAATAAAAAGGAAATCGAAAATGTCCTTACTCAAGACCGTAAAAATGCAAGCGGCGGTTGTATTGACGGCTTTGGCCATCACGGCCTGCAGCTCTACAACCGCGCCCTCGGCTACGGAAATTAAGGTTGTCGAAAAGGCGGTCATGCCGATACCGCCTGCCGCGTTAATGGTCGCACCGGTGCGCCCGAATGCGCCGAAAGACGGCAAGACGGCCACGCTGTTGGAACACGCCGCCGAGTTTAGCGGCTATGTGGCGGAGCTGGAAAATCAAAATCAGGCTTGGCGCGACTGGGCCAACAGTCAAGCTGAAGTTGACAGTTCGGAGGGCGCGCGATGACGACTTATCGTGAGTTGGTACAACGTACGGTCGCCTGCCGCCATGCGGATTTAGAGCTGGGATTGAGCCGCGCACGCGAGCAAGAGCCGTTTGTCATTCATGTTTCCGACCTGTTGGATAAGGCAGGCATTGAGTACGCAGTGCGTATGGATAAGGATTTCCAGACGACCTTTTGTGTGGAGTTTGACGGCAACGCGCAAGCGGCTGTCTATTCTGCGGTGTCGCCGTATTACCTGATTTTTTCAGGAGATGGCAAATTCGAGGTGGCAAGTCGTCATCCTGACGGCTACTCCGTCCGTATCGTATTCGGCGATGTGCCGGTTTAAGGGGGGTAAATGGATTTCGAATTCGGGTTCAAAACCCTTTGGCCGATTGCGACTGCCGCGTTTTGGTTTTGGGTCAACGGTATTTCAGGCCGTCTGAAAGAGGCGGACAAGCGTATCGACGACCTTAAAGAGGAGTTGCACGCGGTCAAGCTCTCTTATCACACCAAGCAGGATGCCAAGGCAGACAGCACTAATATTGCGGCGGCCTTGGAACGAATTGAAAACAAGTTGGAAAAAGTAAACGAAAAACTGGACAGGAAAGCAGATAAATCATGAGCGACCCGATTTTAGAAGCCTTGGCGCGTATTGAAGCCAAGCAGGATGACCTGCTTGCTAATCAGGCGCGCATGGACGAGGAATTGCAGCAAATTAAGAAAGACTGCAAGAAATCTGCTGCGGTTTATGGCGGTCTCGGCGGCGTGATTGTAACGACCGGCTGGGAGCTGCTGCGAGCCAAGTTCGGAGGCTGATATGGCACACCCGAAAGAAACCCGCGAAAAGCTGCGCCGACTGTACGTCAGCGACGGGCAAACACTTGAAATCGCGGCGATGATGTGCGAAATCCCGACTGCGACCGCCCGTAGCTGGAAACGTGCCGCCAAAGAGACCGGCGACGATTGGGACAAAGTGCGCGCCGCCTACACGCTGGCTGGCGGAGGCATCGAAGACTTGAGCCGTTCGCTGTTGGCGGGGTTTTTGATGCAGTACCAGTCAACGATGACAATGTTGCAAGACACGTCGGTCGAGGAGTTGATGCCGTCTGAGCGCGCCAAATTGTTGGCGAGCCTGTCGGATGCGTTTACCAAGACCGTGGCGGCAAATAAGCGGGTATTGCCTGAAGTTCAAGAATCTGCGATTGCCATTAAAGTCATCGAAAAGCTGTTTGCCTATATTGCCGACCAACATACAGATATGTTGGCTGCATTTGATACGGTCTTGCAAGGCTTTCAAACTGTCATTGAGAAAGAGTTTTAATCATGCAGGGAAAATTAAGCCAATCCGAACTGCGTGCCCGAATGTCCGCTATTCGGGCAGACATCAATCGGCGCATCAGTGCGGCGGATATCGGATTGTCTGCTGCGCCTGCGGATATTGCCGAGCGTCGCGCCCAAGTGATGCAGTGTACGCCCGAGGCTTTCCGTTTTTTCTGCAAGACTTATCTGCCGCATTATTTCCCCGACGACAGCGAATCTGTTTTCCATAGATGGGCATACACAGAGCTGCCCGAAATCGAAAAAGAGCCGGAGTCGGTCTTGCAGGGTTGTGCGGCATCGCGCGGCGAAGCGAAAACATCGCTGACCGTACAGGCGTTTGCCCTTTGGCGCGAAGTGCGCAATGCCAAACACAATACCGTCATCGTATCTGACACCGAAGACCAAGCCGACGCCATCGTCGAGGCCATTAAAACCGAACTGACCGACAATCCCGCGTTGCAGTTGGACTTTCCTGGAGTCTGTGGGCAGGGGCAGGTATGGCGTATCGGTGAAATCCGAACCCGCCAAAACAACCAATTCAAAGCCTATGGCGCGGGACAGGGCATCCGCGGCGCGAAAAAAGGCGAGGTGCGCCCCGATGCGGTCTATCTCGACGACTTGGAAAATGAAAAACATTCCGAAAACATCCGCCTGCGCGACAAACTGACCAAGTGGATAGGCAGTGTCATCAATCCTTTGGGTGGTGCGGGCGCGAAGTGCGACATTTTGTATGTCGGTACGATTTTATGTTTGGACAGCGTATTGGCGCGGGTGTTGAAAAATCCGTTTTGGCGCAGTGTGCGCTTTTCCGCCATCATGAAGTGGCCTGTCAATATGGATTTGTGGGCGGAATGGGAAAACATCTACCGTAACACGCCAAAAGAAAACCGCGCCAATGAAAAGGCAGCTCAGGCGTTTTATGAAGCAAACGAATCGGCAATGTTGGAAGGCAGCGAAGTGAGTTGGAGCAAACGACCGCTTCTCGCCCTGATGAAAATCCGCGCCCGCGACGGTATCCATGTCTTCAACTGTGAGTACCAAAACCAGCCGGGCAATCCCGAAAATGCGATTTTTGCTGATTATTTGGACAACTGTTATTACCGCACTCTGCCGCATGATGTCGTGTATTTTGGTGCGGTTGACCCTTCGCTTGGCAAACAGGGTAAAGGCACTGACCCGTCCGCCATTCTGGTCGGCGGCTACCAACGCGCCACAGGTACGCTGTTTGTTGTGGAGGCATCCATTAAGAAACGTGTACCGAGCCTGATTATTCAGGACGTCATCAGACTGCAAAAGCAATACGGCTGTTTGCTGTGGGTCATCGAGACCGTCCAGTTCCAAGAATTTTTCAAAGACGAACTGATTAAAGAGGCGGCAAAACAAGGGACGCATGTTCCTGCGCGTGGAGTCAAACCGAGCGCAGAAAAAGTGATGAGGATTGAAAGTATCCAACCGCATTTTGCCAACGGATTTATCAAACTGTTACCGGAACAGCGTGTATTGATTGAGCAGTTGCGGGAATTTCCCGACGCCGACCACGACGACGGCCCCGATGCGCTTCATATGCTGTGGATGGCGGAAACGACGGGCAATGTGTCAAACAGAGCGCGAGCGATTGATTTGCCTGCGCCGATGTTGGATATTTAAAAATGTGTGACGGAAGAGAACGTATAACTGCTCGTGAAAAAGAGCTGACAGAGGATGTTGAGTACCTCGAGCGTGGTTTGGATAAAGCGATTGCACATCTGCAAGAGGTTGTCTCCTGCTATAAGGCTGGGCGGCTATTAAATCTACATTTTATTGTCGCTGGAATTGAAGGTTTTTTGGCGGCTCGTGGCGAAGAGTATTGATTTTAAGGTCGTCTGAAAACGGTTTCAGACGACCTTTGGAGTAAGAAAATATGTTCGGATTGATTAAAAGCGCAACGCGGAAAACCGCCATCAAGACATTGATGAGCGCGACTGAAGATGCGCTGGAAAGCCTGTTTTCCAATATGGAGGGCACGGACGCGCTGCTTTCGCGTCTCGGCGTGGACAGGCAGCAGGCATTGGACGCGGTGGTAAGCGATGACGAGGTGGCTGCCTGTTTGGAGGATTTGCATTCCGCCATGCAGAACAAGGCGTGGCGCATTTATGGCGAGGACTTGAATGACGATGACAAAGACCGCTTGTGGAAAACGCTGAAACGCCATCTGCCCGCACTTGCCGAAATCGTGTTGACGGCGCGTTTGGGCGGCTATGGTGTCGGTCGGTACGTTTATCAGCCCGAACCCGACGGCTTTTTGACGATTAAGCATATCAGCAACAAAAGCGGCGAATTGGCGAAATACGTTCCCTACCGCGACGGCTCGCTGGTGTATCGCGGCAGCGGTGGCGAGGAAGCCTGCAATACGGACGTGCTGTATCTCTTTATTACCCACCGCGCCACTTCAACCAATCCTGCGGGCGAAATGGCGGCGGCGCGGCTGTATGCGCCGGTTGCGTTGCGTAAAAAAGGCTTTATTTATGCGGCGCAATTTATTACGCGCTACGCCCAGCCTTATCTGATTGCCAAAATCCAAGCCAACAGCAACGACGACCACGACAGCTTCATGAGCCGGTTTTACCGCTTTGTTTCCGGCGGCGCGTTGAGTATCGAACGCGAAGACGATGTGATGATGCTGCAAAACAGCGCGGACGGTCAGGCATTTCGCAGATTGGAAAACCTCGCCAATGCGCGCATCCAAAAAACGCTGTTAGGCAAAGTCAAAACCAGCGACCTTGAGACCGCCAGCCGCGCGAGCCAAGAGACCGAAGAAAACAACCGCGACGAGCGCATCGGCGCGTATCTCGCTCTGCTCTCCCGCGCTGCACAGCACTTTATCGACGCGCTTGTGATGGTCAACAACGCCTACGGCAAGCCGATTAATGCGCCCAAAGGCGTATGGTTTGAGTTTGAAGACGAAATCAAAGTTGATAAGACCCGCGCCGAACGCGACAAGATGTATATGGATACGGGGCAGCTCGTGTTGACCGAAACCTACTACCGCGACATCTTGGGCTTTGAGCCGGAACATTTCGAGCTGCGCGACCCGAAAGCGTCGTCTGAAAACCCTGCGTCCGCCAAATTCAGCCTGCGACTGTCCGACGGCCTTGCCCGCAATGCGCCTGATACGGCGGAGCAGGCAATCGCCCGACCGAAGATGGAGGCGGTGTTGGGTTTACTGGAAAGCTGCAAAGACTACGCCGAATTTGAGGCGAAACTGTTCAAACTTAATTTGAGCCAGGGCGACAATCTCTTAATTCAGCGTTTGGTTTCAGACGGCCTTTCGGCTTGGGCTGACGGAGCGGACGATGGACGGGATTGAATACAACTTCGCAGGGCTGGTCGATAAAGCCGCTTTCGAGCATTTCAAATCCAAGAAAATCCTGCCCGGATTCAGTCATTACGATGTTTGGCTGTATCAACACAGCCTTGCCTTTACCGTCGCCAAGATGATGGACGCGGATATGCTCGCCGAAGTCAAAGACGCCGTCGAATCCGCGCAGCAAAACGGCACGGCATTTGCCGATTTTAAAAAGCGTTTAAAACCGTATTTGATGGCGAAAGGCTGGTGGGGCGAGCAAGTGATGACCGACCCACTGGACGGCGAGCCGAAATTGGTACAGCTCGGCAGTACACGTCGTCTGAAGACCATTTTCAACACCAATATGCAAACCGCCTTTGCGGCGGGGCAGTGGCAGCGGATTCAGGCAAACAAAAAAGCCTTGCCGTATTTGCGCTACAACCATTCCGCCGCCGGGCATCCGCGCGACAGCCATAAACGCTACTACGGCTTAGTCCTGCCGGTTGACCATGACATTTGGAAAGTCATCTTTCCACCCAACGGCTACGGCTGCAAATGTTCGGTGTCCGCCCTGACCCGTCGGCAGGCGGCGCGCGAGGGCATCAGCGGCGAGCCTGATGTAGATATGGTCGAGTTTACCAATCCGCGCACGGGGAAAACGGTATTGATTCCCGACGACATCACGCCGAGCTTCGCGCACAATCACGGCGACAGGCTGGGCGCAATGGACGCGCTGTTTGGCGAGAAAAACGGCGAAGAAGCCCTGGCCGCCATGATTGCCGAGCGTGAGGCGTGGTTGGACAAGCGGTATAGCGTGCCGTCTGATAAAGTGGCGGTGTTGGCTTTGCCGGATAAGGTGTCGGAAAAAGAAGTGCGCAGGCTGACAAAAGAGCAGTCTGCCAACAATACCAAAGACCACGAAGCGAGAGCTGCGGCAGCGTGGCAGGCTGAAACGGGCGACAGGCTGGAAGTGTTTGATTTGCCCGTAGAGAAAGGTAAGGGTCAAGCCGATTATCTGATTGTTTCAGACGACCTGCCCCGTGAGCAATGGGTAACACTGGATTTTATGTTTACCGAAAATCCAGAACGTGCGGAATTGATGAACCGTTATTTTGCGCCCACCGCCGGGGCGTGGAATACTAAGGTCGATAAGATTCAGGAGCATTTTGATAAAGCCGATATTGTCCCGCTTGATTTACGCCATCTGAATGCGGCAAACCGGCATAAATTGTTGCAGTGTGTGTTATCATTGCCGAAAGAACAGCGGGATAAAGTCCGCTTATTGGTAAAAATATCGGAGTAAGTCATGCCGTCTGAACTGTATGTCAGCCGCGAGGTAAAAGTATTTTTAGGCGGTAAAACCGCCCCGTCCGAATTGTTGGACTATCTGTACCCGCGCCTTGCCGAAATCGACAAGGAAGCAGCCGACCAAATGCAGGGCGAGTTTTCGGGCTGCGTGTTTTCGATCGCGGATTTATCCGCGGAGGCATTCGCCCGTGTATGCGGATGGATACTTGAGGCTGCTGAAAAGTCCGAGTGGATTAAGCCGTACAAGTCCGATTTAAAAACCGCGCTTGAAGCTGATCCGAGATTTAAACCTGTATAACTCCGAAGGTCGTCTGAAACCGATTCAGACGGCCTTTTTTCATAACCGCTCAAATTTCGCGTTTAAGCGCGTTTTATCGGTCAGGATAGGCAAAGATATATCCGAGAGTTTAAATGCAATCTGACGCATCCCTAAAAGCCCCCTGAAAACGTTTTTTTAAACCGCCTCCGTCTGCATTTTCGGATATGCCCCAAATTTGCGATTTTAGGCGGGTAGGATACTAAAGACAGGCAAACCCCCGCCAGAATCTCGAAAATCAATCTAACGCGATTCTAAAGCGGTTTTAAAGTGGGTATTTTCATATTTTACGCATGAGGATTTTCAAAGGCCGTCTGAAACCTGATATTCGGGTTTTAGGCGGCTTTTGCATTTGGATTGGGAAGTGAAATCCTGCCGTCCGTCTTTTTGAACTTAGCAAGGCAAAATGGAGCAATGGATACGAACAACACCCCCCTCAAAATCAAATTGTCCGCCGCGCTGCCGGTTGCCCTGGCGACCGGTGCCGACAAGGTGCGTACTTTTAAAGGCGTTGCCAATTCGGGCAAGCCCTTCGGCTACGGCGGTTATCAAACCGTCGTTGATTTGGCCCAGCTGTCGCACAAAGCGTCCGTCCCCGTCCTGCTGGAGCATTCGCCGCTGAAAATGGCGGGCGTGTGCAGCCTGTCGGTAACGGCGGACGGCCTGATTGCGGAAGGCAGCCTGTTATCCAACGAGTTTGGCACGCAGATTGCCGAAGCAGCCGACCAAGGTTTCCCTTGGGAGATGTCGGTTTACGCGCAGGCGGAATCCTATGAAGAGTTGGCGGCGGGCGCGGTATTGTCCGTCAACGGCAACGAGGTAACAGGTCCTGCGGTGATTTTGCGCCACTGCACCATCCGCGAAGTATCGTTTACCGCCGTCGGCGTGGACAGTGAGACGGAGGCGGTGGTGTTGTCGGACGGCAGTCCCTTGCCGGATATTTTTAAACAACCTTTGGAGTTATCTATGACACCCGAAGAAAAGCAAGCGTTTGACGACCTGAAAGCGGAAGTCGATACGCTCAAGGCTGAAAAAGCCGAAGCCGAGAAAAAGCTGAAAGAAGCCGAAGCGGCTGCCAAGAAAAACCAAGTCAAGGCGAAATTGTCCGCCGCCGGCTTTAAGGAAGGCGAAAACGGCAAGTTTGAAGGCTTGTCCGACGCTACCATGACCGTGCTTTTGTCTGCCGACATCGAAGCGGCGGAAGCCATGATTGCCGATCTGAAGCCGAAAGCCACCCAGTCTGCCGTACCACCCGCACTGTTGAGCGAAGGCGCAGGCAAAGGCGAATCCGAACACACCGGCGAGGCGGAGGGCAAGTTCTCCGTCGCCAGCCACAAAGGCTTATTGGGAGGTTCTTATGTCTAAAGTCAAAACCGAAATCTTAGGCCCTGCTATTTCCGACTTTTTGAAATACGAAGCGACGCCGTTGACGCGTGTGGCGATTGCTGCTCCGCAAGGCACAAAAGCCGGTACATTTGTTAGTTGGAAGTTTCGCAATGAGAACAAACTGCTGGCATTGACAGATGAAACCGACGGTAAAGTCATCGTACAGCCGCACAATTGCATCATCAATCTGAATCGATGCTCAGACGATGC
This region of Neisseria subflava genomic DNA includes:
- a CDS encoding DUF1804 family protein, which codes for MAHPKETREKLRRLYVSDGQTLEIAAMMCEIPTATARSWKRAAKETGDDWDKVRAAYTLAGGGIEDLSRSLLAGFLMQYQSTMTMLQDTSVEELMPSERAKLLASLSDAFTKTVAANKRVLPEVQESAIAIKVIEKLFAYIADQHTDMLAAFDTVLQGFQTVIEKEF
- the terL gene encoding phage terminase large subunit codes for the protein MQGKLSQSELRARMSAIRADINRRISAADIGLSAAPADIAERRAQVMQCTPEAFRFFCKTYLPHYFPDDSESVFHRWAYTELPEIEKEPESVLQGCAASRGEAKTSLTVQAFALWREVRNAKHNTVIVSDTEDQADAIVEAIKTELTDNPALQLDFPGVCGQGQVWRIGEIRTRQNNQFKAYGAGQGIRGAKKGEVRPDAVYLDDLENEKHSENIRLRDKLTKWIGSVINPLGGAGAKCDILYVGTILCLDSVLARVLKNPFWRSVRFSAIMKWPVNMDLWAEWENIYRNTPKENRANEKAAQAFYEANESAMLEGSEVSWSKRPLLALMKIRARDGIHVFNCEYQNQPGNPENAIFADYLDNCYYRTLPHDVVYFGAVDPSLGKQGKGTDPSAILVGGYQRATGTLFVVEASIKKRVPSLIIQDVIRLQKQYGCLLWVIETVQFQEFFKDELIKEAAKQGTHVPARGVKPSAEKVMRIESIQPHFANGFIKLLPEQRVLIEQLREFPDADHDDGPDALHMLWMAETTGNVSNRARAIDLPAPMLDI
- a CDS encoding phage portal protein family protein, which codes for MFGLIKSATRKTAIKTLMSATEDALESLFSNMEGTDALLSRLGVDRQQALDAVVSDDEVAACLEDLHSAMQNKAWRIYGEDLNDDDKDRLWKTLKRHLPALAEIVLTARLGGYGVGRYVYQPEPDGFLTIKHISNKSGELAKYVPYRDGSLVYRGSGGEEACNTDVLYLFITHRATSTNPAGEMAAARLYAPVALRKKGFIYAAQFITRYAQPYLIAKIQANSNDDHDSFMSRFYRFVSGGALSIEREDDVMMLQNSADGQAFRRLENLANARIQKTLLGKVKTSDLETASRASQETEENNRDERIGAYLALLSRAAQHFIDALVMVNNAYGKPINAPKGVWFEFEDEIKVDKTRAERDKMYMDTGQLVLTETYYRDILGFEPEHFELRDPKASSENPASAKFSLRLSDGLARNAPDTAEQAIARPKMEAVLGLLESCKDYAEFEAKLFKLNLSQGDNLLIQRLVSDGLSAWADGADDGRD
- a CDS encoding glycine cleavage system H protein, whose translation is MPSELYVSREVKVFLGGKTAPSELLDYLYPRLAEIDKEAADQMQGEFSGCVFSIADLSAEAFARVCGWILEAAEKSEWIKPYKSDLKTALEADPRFKPV
- a CDS encoding Mor transcription activator family protein; this encodes MVKVWGGTNYPISNRRRNTRQSRILHAQLVEDIGEEAAGRLERAYAGQPFLAIPRCWDAMRELRNRFIRRQYDAMSAEGLSDLVIVRELVLAHRLSTRNIRYILKEADREAAARAQTDLFVA
- a CDS encoding gp16 family protein, with the translated sequence MRRALIAKIKIAQKELGLDDVTYRAVLERVTGKRSCTECSIPELERVVEDLRQHGFAPKKTAGRRPNRREAADPMMRKIEALLLDNGWSWNYAHGTAKKMFKVDRVEWLSDGNMHKLVAALQISANRKKKEKTG
- a CDS encoding phage minor head protein → MDGIEYNFAGLVDKAAFEHFKSKKILPGFSHYDVWLYQHSLAFTVAKMMDADMLAEVKDAVESAQQNGTAFADFKKRLKPYLMAKGWWGEQVMTDPLDGEPKLVQLGSTRRLKTIFNTNMQTAFAAGQWQRIQANKKALPYLRYNHSAAGHPRDSHKRYYGLVLPVDHDIWKVIFPPNGYGCKCSVSALTRRQAAREGISGEPDVDMVEFTNPRTGKTVLIPDDITPSFAHNHGDRLGAMDALFGEKNGEEALAAMIAEREAWLDKRYSVPSDKVAVLALPDKVSEKEVRRLTKEQSANNTKDHEARAAAAWQAETGDRLEVFDLPVEKGKGQADYLIVSDDLPREQWVTLDFMFTENPERAELMNRYFAPTAGAWNTKVDKIQEHFDKADIVPLDLRHLNAANRHKLLQCVLSLPKEQRDKVRLLVKISE
- a CDS encoding N-acetylmuramoyl-L-alanine amidase, translated to MGKTVTLTAGHSNTDPGAVNGSDREADLAQDMRNIVASILRNDYGLTVRTDGEGKGNMPLREAVKLIRGLDVAIEFYTNAAAAKTATGIEALSTVKNKRWCQVLSKAVAKKTGWKLRGEDGFKPDNAGQHSRLAYVQAGGIVFEPFFISNDADLALFKATKWGICRAIADAIAMELGAAKV
- a CDS encoding oxaloacetate decarboxylase alpha chain; this encodes MSKVKTEILGPAISDFLKYEATPLTRVAIAAPQGTKAGTFVSWKFRNENKLLALTDETDGKVIVQPHNCIINLNRCSDDAIRDGMSRSSADVIEQLNKDGDPYSIVYVVNRTVKPNGDTL